Proteins from a single region of Lentimicrobium sp. L6:
- a CDS encoding RNA polymerase sigma factor RpoD/SigA, translated as MRQLKITKQVTNRETASLDKYLQEIGKVELITADEEVELAKRIKQGDKIALEKLTKANLRFVVSVSKQYQNQGLSLPDLINEGNMGLIKAAQRFDETRGFKFISYAVWWIRQSILQALAEQSRIVRLPLNKIGSINKINKAYAHLEQELEREPKALEIAKYLEITIEEVKESLKNNGRHVSMDAPLLSDEETNMYDVLKNDEGVTPETELLYDSLRKEIDRAVSTLTPREADVIRLYFGLGGSHPMTLEEIGEKFDLTRERVRQIKEKAIRRLKHASRSKILKTYLG; from the coding sequence ATGAGGCAACTAAAAATTACCAAGCAGGTAACCAATCGTGAGACTGCGTCATTAGATAAATACCTACAAGAAATTGGTAAAGTTGAGCTGATCACAGCAGACGAAGAAGTAGAGTTGGCAAAAAGAATCAAGCAAGGCGACAAGATAGCCCTTGAAAAACTAACAAAAGCCAACCTTCGTTTTGTAGTATCAGTATCTAAACAATATCAAAATCAGGGACTCAGTTTACCGGATTTAATTAATGAGGGTAACATGGGATTAATTAAAGCAGCTCAACGTTTTGATGAAACCAGAGGATTTAAATTTATTTCTTATGCTGTTTGGTGGATTCGTCAATCTATTCTTCAGGCATTAGCGGAACAATCTAGAATCGTTCGCTTGCCATTGAATAAAATTGGATCTATCAATAAAATAAATAAAGCTTATGCGCATCTTGAACAAGAATTGGAGCGCGAGCCAAAAGCATTAGAAATAGCCAAGTATTTAGAAATCACAATTGAAGAAGTAAAAGAATCACTAAAAAACAATGGACGTCATGTTTCAATGGATGCTCCTCTTCTATCTGACGAGGAAACCAATATGTACGACGTATTGAAAAATGATGAAGGCGTTACTCCTGAAACTGAATTACTTTATGATAGTTTACGTAAAGAAATTGACCGTGCAGTATCTACTTTAACTCCTCGCGAGGCTGATGTCATCCGCTTATATTTTGGACTTGGCGGAAGCCATCCAATGACTCTTGAAGAGATTGGTGAAAAGTTTGACTTAACTCGTGAACGCGTGCGACAAATCAAGGAAAAAGCAATCCGCAGATTAAAACATGCTTCTAGAAGTAAGATTTTAAAGACGTATTTAGGATAA
- the pnp gene encoding polyribonucleotide nucleotidyltransferase: MSQIGITKNMTMADGTTISIETGKLAKQADGSVVVRQGNTMLLATVVSSKEAKDNVDFMPLSVDYREMYASTGKFPGGFFKREARPSEHEILISRLIDRALRPLFPDDYHAETQVQVFLISSDKTVMPDSLAALAASAALAVSDIPFHGPISEVRVAKIDGEYVVNPMFDQVENATMDLMVAATMDNIMMVEGEMKEVSEAEMLEAMKIAHDAIKIHCQGQIELAGEIEKAQTKREYCHETSDEDLAKDIEEKLYDKVYAVAAKASAKHDRSAAFKAIIDEYKETLSEEILEENGPLIGKYYHDVEKKAIRRFMLDERSRLDGRNLDEIRPIWCEVDYLPMTHGSAIFTRGETQSLVTVTLGNKMDEQMIDGAILDGKNNFLLHYNFPSFSVGEARFKGGTSRREVGHGNLALRALKHVIPPKAEVPYTIRIVSDILESNGSSSMATVCGGTLALMDAGVAIPKPVSGIAMGLISDTETDKYAILSDILGDEDHLGDMDFKVTGTRDGITACQMDIKVDGLSYQILEEALEQARVGRLHILGEMEKTISEPREDYKPHVPRIEKIFIPKEFIGAVIGPGGKIIQEIQAETKTVIVLEEVGDQGVIDISSSDKASIDAAIAWIKGITAQPEEGETYEGKIKSITSFGAFVEIMPGKEGLLHISEINYDRVENVEDVLSAGDMIKVKLLEVNNVTGKLKLSAKALLPKPEGYVERPPRQDRDRKSNDRGRGNGGGRDRDSRDRDRGSRDRRR; the protein is encoded by the coding sequence ATGTCACAAATTGGGATCACGAAAAACATGACAATGGCAGATGGTACTACCATTTCCATTGAGACTGGCAAACTAGCCAAACAGGCTGACGGGTCGGTTGTTGTGAGACAAGGAAACACTATGCTTTTAGCAACTGTGGTTTCCAGCAAAGAGGCAAAAGATAACGTGGACTTTATGCCCCTATCAGTAGATTATAGAGAAATGTACGCCTCTACAGGTAAGTTTCCTGGTGGATTCTTCAAAAGAGAAGCTCGCCCTTCGGAACATGAAATACTAATTTCTCGTTTAATTGACAGAGCTCTTCGTCCACTATTCCCAGATGATTATCATGCCGAGACTCAGGTTCAGGTATTTCTAATCTCTTCGGATAAAACAGTGATGCCCGATAGTTTAGCTGCTTTAGCTGCATCTGCTGCTTTAGCTGTTTCTGATATTCCATTCCATGGCCCAATATCAGAAGTTAGAGTAGCTAAAATTGATGGCGAATATGTTGTAAACCCGATGTTCGATCAGGTTGAGAATGCTACAATGGATTTAATGGTGGCTGCAACAATGGATAACATCATGATGGTTGAAGGTGAGATGAAAGAGGTTTCGGAAGCAGAAATGCTAGAAGCCATGAAAATCGCTCACGACGCTATTAAAATTCACTGCCAAGGTCAAATAGAACTAGCTGGGGAAATTGAAAAAGCGCAGACAAAAAGAGAATATTGTCACGAAACAAGTGATGAAGATTTAGCTAAAGATATTGAAGAGAAGCTTTACGACAAAGTATATGCTGTTGCTGCTAAAGCATCCGCAAAACATGATCGTTCGGCTGCTTTCAAAGCTATAATTGATGAATATAAAGAAACTCTTTCTGAAGAAATTCTTGAGGAAAATGGTCCTTTAATTGGTAAATACTACCATGACGTTGAGAAAAAAGCGATTCGTCGTTTTATGCTTGATGAAAGATCTCGCTTAGATGGAAGAAACTTAGATGAAATCAGACCAATCTGGTGTGAAGTTGATTACCTTCCCATGACTCATGGTTCTGCTATATTTACAAGAGGAGAAACTCAATCATTAGTAACCGTTACTCTTGGAAACAAGATGGATGAACAAATGATTGATGGCGCTATCCTGGATGGAAAAAATAATTTCCTGTTACACTATAACTTCCCATCGTTTAGTGTTGGTGAAGCAAGATTTAAAGGCGGTACAAGCCGTAGAGAAGTTGGACATGGTAATTTAGCTTTAAGAGCCCTAAAACATGTTATTCCTCCAAAAGCAGAGGTACCTTATACCATTAGAATTGTTTCCGATATTTTAGAATCTAATGGTTCTTCTTCAATGGCAACAGTTTGTGGTGGTACTTTAGCATTGATGGATGCAGGTGTTGCTATCCCTAAACCAGTCTCAGGCATTGCAATGGGATTAATCTCTGATACTGAAACAGACAAGTATGCTATTCTTTCTGATATACTAGGTGATGAAGATCACTTAGGAGATATGGACTTCAAAGTAACAGGTACTAGAGATGGAATCACTGCTTGTCAAATGGACATTAAAGTAGATGGTTTGTCTTACCAAATTTTAGAGGAAGCTTTAGAGCAAGCGCGCGTTGGTAGACTTCATATTTTAGGTGAAATGGAAAAGACTATTTCTGAACCTAGAGAAGATTACAAACCACACGTTCCTAGAATTGAGAAAATCTTCATTCCTAAAGAATTTATTGGTGCTGTTATTGGACCTGGTGGAAAAATCATTCAAGAGATTCAAGCTGAAACAAAAACGGTTATTGTATTAGAAGAAGTAGGTGACCAAGGTGTAATTGATATTTCATCTAGTGATAAGGCTTCAATTGATGCAGCTATAGCATGGATTAAAGGCATTACAGCACAACCAGAAGAAGGAGAAACTTACGAAGGCAAGATTAAGTCTATCACAAGCTTTGGTGCTTTTGTTGAAATCATGCCTGGTAAAGAAGGATTATTACATATCTCCGAAATCAACTACGATAGAGTTGAAAATGTCGAGGATGTTTTATCTGCTGGCGATATGATTAAAGTAAAATTATTAGAAGTTAATAATGTTACTGGTAAATTAAAGCTATCAGCTAAGGCACTTCTACCAAAACCAGAAGGTTATGTAGAAAGACCTCCTAGACAAGATAGAGACAGAAAAAGCAACGACCGTGGAAGAGGAAACGGTGGTGGACGAGACAGAGATAGTAGAGACAGGGATAGAGGTTCACGCGATCGCAGAAGATAA
- the rpsO gene encoding 30S ribosomal protein S15, whose translation MYLTADIKKEFFSEHGNNDIDTGSPEGQVALFTFRIKHLTEHLKSNKKDKVTQRSLVILVGKRRKMLDYLKSKDIERYRSIIKTLGLRK comes from the coding sequence ATGTATTTAACAGCAGACATTAAAAAAGAGTTTTTCTCTGAGCATGGTAATAATGACATCGATACTGGAAGCCCAGAAGGTCAAGTAGCTTTATTCACTTTCAGAATCAAACATCTAACCGAGCATTTAAAATCTAACAAAAAAGACAAAGTAACTCAAAGATCTTTGGTTATTTTAGTAGGTAAGAGAAGAAAAATGTTAGATTATCTTAAGTCTAAGGACATTGAGCGTTATCGTAGTATTATTAAGACTTTAGGATTAAGAAAGTAA
- a CDS encoding N-acetylmuramoyl-L-alanine amidase → MRFFSVILYILILSSIATAQIENKKVKAQPGDGIHTLLERNGIDSPEMQKAFIKLNEKKLKDNNYLIIGKEYLLPNAKQLSSSRSFDIFGSKYAQVKSKSQDLKGAVFYVVAGHGGPDPGAQGKRDGHTLSEDEYAYDISLRLVRELISHGATAYMITRDKDDGIRDLAYLPNDKEETIWKNQKIPYGSNKKLRQRARAVNKLYKTNKGKYQRMMVIHIDSRYKNQRVDIFGYYSSKSKSGKKFTSNLINTVEKKYKQHQPTRGFSGVAKSRDNLYMIKYTDPVTSFLELGNIQNSQDQIRFIKYQNRQAIADWLTAGCILDYKNSKQN, encoded by the coding sequence ATGAGATTTTTTAGCGTCATTCTATATATACTAATTCTATCTAGTATTGCTACTGCACAGATCGAGAATAAAAAGGTCAAAGCACAGCCTGGAGATGGAATACACACCCTACTCGAACGAAACGGAATTGACAGCCCAGAAATGCAAAAAGCCTTCATAAAGCTCAACGAAAAAAAGCTTAAGGACAACAACTATCTAATTATAGGTAAGGAATACCTGCTCCCCAATGCGAAACAATTAAGTTCTTCTAGAAGCTTTGATATTTTCGGGAGCAAATATGCACAAGTTAAATCCAAAAGTCAAGATTTAAAAGGAGCCGTTTTTTATGTAGTCGCAGGCCACGGCGGGCCGGACCCTGGAGCACAGGGAAAAAGAGATGGTCATACTTTAAGTGAGGATGAATACGCATATGATATCAGTCTTAGACTAGTCAGAGAATTAATTAGCCATGGAGCAACGGCATATATGATTACACGTGATAAAGACGATGGGATACGCGATCTGGCCTATCTACCTAATGATAAAGAAGAAACCATTTGGAAAAATCAGAAAATCCCATACGGCTCCAATAAGAAGCTTAGACAGAGAGCAAGAGCAGTTAACAAACTATATAAAACCAATAAAGGTAAATACCAACGAATGATGGTCATCCATATTGATTCGAGATATAAAAATCAAAGGGTTGATATTTTTGGTTACTATAGTTCAAAAAGTAAATCGGGAAAGAAATTCACCTCCAATTTAATTAATACTGTTGAAAAAAAATACAAACAACACCAACCCACAAGAGGATTTAGTGGAGTAGCCAAATCAAGAGACAATCTATACATGATCAAATACACAGACCCAGTAACCAGCTTTTTAGAACTAGGGAATATTCAAAACAGCCAAGACCAAATACGTTTTATTAAATACCAAAACAGACAAGCTATAGCCGACTGGCTAACAGCGGGATGCATTCTTGATTATAAAAATAGCAAACAAAACTAG